CGCAACCTTCTTGGCGAGACCCTGCAAATATGCTAATTATGAGTATACCTGACAAAGGAAACTGTAAATCAAAACAGTTACAGTTACACATGAACCTTGCAGGGGATCTAAGACGCCTTGGTGGAGATGGAGAACGGCCTCTCCCAGGGGATATAGGCCTCCTCCTAGGAGGTGTGTCTCCACGACGATGAGGAGAGTCTAATCGACGGCGAATTGGAGAATCTGCACGACGGCGAATTGGAGAATCTGGTCGTCTTGGAGATCCAACTCTTCGAGGCACAGGAGATCTTCTTCGTGGCGAGGGAGGAGGTTTTCTCCGAGGAGCTGGTGTCATTAATTTACAGTTACTATTTGTCCAGACccaaaaaccaaaaacaaaaagaacaaaaagcaGAAGACTATGCCAAAACATCAGGTATATACATTCTCTTGGCCGCTTTGTCCCGTCCTTTTCAACATCTGCACTAGCATTATCAGTCCTAGGGCCATCTCTCTTCAGAGCAACAGCAGCAGCTTTTGGTGGTGAAGAAACTTTCTGTCTAGGAGGTAGTGTAAATCTTGCCTTAACAACATTGCCATCTATTTGGGCCTGcattataaaaatcaaatctaTCAACttccaatgcaaacatcatccAGAAGGGTTGATTATAGAAGCTAATCCTACTCAGTCCAGAGACACATACACCATCCATGTGCAATAAAGCTTGTTCAGCATCTGCTCTTGTCTTAAACTGCACATATCCATATCCTTTTGGAAGATTAACCTGGAAATGAGACGAGAGTGAAATTAATTGTAATAATAATCCCCTAAGCCTGTCATAACAATGTAAAATCAAACTTACAGTTCGGTCCATTGCCAACTCCACACTTACAACCTCACCAAAGTTACCTGAAAAGGTAATGAATGATGGTTAGATCACTAGAATGTTTCATAAAATTTCaattattcaaataataaatagCAGCAAACATGTTACATTTACCAGTTCCTAAGTGTTGTGAAGTAACAGTTTAGCCATAAATAGGAAACAGAACAAATAGAGCTATTTTAGGTTTAATTCTCGATGCTCATTGCACCAAGAAAAGATATTTCTTACATTGTCATTGCATCAATGCCATTTAGATGCAAATTACAACTAAGAACTTCATCAAACAATTTGACAACCATGACAGTTTTAACATAGCACCTATGCTATTGCAATCACAATGTTAAAGAAACTAGAAGTTAGAAAGAATTGAACATACTGAAAATTTCTTTCAAATGGCCTTCATTGACATTCCTGCTGAGCTTTTCTACATGAAGAACAAGTGATTCACGTACAGGAGAAGGTTTCCTGAGATCAGCATAAAAAGCAAACACGCAAGCAAAACGAATATGAAACATGAAAAGATCCGGAAAAAAAGGCCCGTGAAATGATGAGTTCTCTACTCGAAAAGAGGACGCTGAGTGGGATTTTAAAATTACGATGTTACcatcaaaataaaaatgaaaacatAAACACATCATTAAGAATCTAATCATATGTGATCCAAATCCATTAAAAGAAATTCGAAAACTAGAACAAGCAACCTGCACTAAaagttattttgaaaaagttaaTTCATAATCTAAATCAATAATAAGAACTCTAAGTACTAACTAGAAATCTTTCACACATGACTTTGTTAAAGACTCAATAAACTGTCAATACCTAACACCACAAAACTGTCTCACTACAGTGTTCTACTACTGTACTAGTTATATCTTTCTGAAATCCATGATATACcacatcatatgcctatgagatACAACATATATAAAAATGCACTAGATTGAAAGAGAACATGATGACATATTCATATtaaccaaaacaaaaaatttatatcacAAAGGAAGTAGGACCAATAACGAAAACCAAGTCTTCTATCACTAGGTTGATCAAAAGAAACAGTAGAATCATATAAAGCAGTATACTtggaaaaaggaagaagaagatttaCCTTGGAGGAGGAGAAGCTCTTCTAGACTGAGGAGGAGGAGATCGACCTCGCCTGGCTGCTTCAGGGGAGCTACAAgcaaaaaagattaaaaaaaaatggaacTCTGTCTAGTTCACAAGTAAAGCGGCAATATTGTTGGCTATGAATTGAAGGAAAATGGCAATGAATGAAAGGGAAATACAAGGTAGAAACAATGAAATAGGAGAACACAGAAGTGAAACTAATAAAGGGTCAACTGCATTCAATATTTCAATTATTGTATGTCATCAGGGAATTTGCGTATCAGCTTCTTTCACAGTCAAGGCACAAACTCACGAAACAGAGACAGAAAGGATAATCTAAAAGATTATCAAGCCAATCCTCCGTAGAATCACCACTAAATGTAAAACCTATCCCCGCAATAAAAATTACATCAAGACGTATGTTGAGAAGAGAATTTTGGCAACTCAATAAGAATCCACCAGACCCTTTTGTTAACTTAAGGCACAGATATAAACCACTTGACCTGAGGCACTAGTTTTTTTGTCTGTTTGAGATCAAAGCATCGGTCCCTTTTTGTACGTTTGGGAATGTAAGCCATAAGGGGCACcgcaacaaaattaaaaaaaatgtcaaGAAACCTCCAAAACATTACACCATTATAGTAAAGAATGTGTAGCTTTTTAAACAACAGTATTTCAAAGGGGAAAAAATGATCTTTGCAAATAACTTTCAATTTCAATCCTCAATTTTCACCTTCATTTTATAAAACATTAGCAACTAACCCAAAACCTTGGTCAATTCCCACATTTTCAGCATCCAGTTCCCAGATGTTCTATTTGGAGGGAAAAAAACCAACATCCAACAGACACACAAataacaagaaaagagaagtcCAACTGAAGCTCCATTTTTTCCTCCCTCTCTCTTCAACTACAACTACGAAGTTACAGATGTCGCATAAACCGATGAAGAAACGGGGAAATTGTGAAATCGGTAAGCGTACCTTCTTCGGCGCTGAGGGGGAGGGCTTCGGCTTCGGCTTCGGGAGGAGCGAGAcggggaggaggaggaggaagagaaggATCTGGAGCGAGAAGGAGAACGGGATCGAGAGAGGGAGCGAGAGCGGGAGGAAGAGCGAGAATCTGAAGGGGAAGAGGAACGGGAGCGGGAGGAGGAGCCGGAGCCCGAGGGCGGAGAGCGATGGCCTCGCCCCGGTTTCGCCATTGCTAGGGCACACAGAAGAACAAGCGGGAGAGAGAGAAATGGAGAGAAGACGGAACCCTGGATAAACCCTAGCTCCTCGTCGGGCTAGCACGATAGCAGTGACTGAATTTAACCGTGTGATTATTTGAGTGGAAAAAGTGAGAAACGAATCAAGGATAAGGGCTAATTGGATATCAGTTATTACCCGAATACCCGCTTTGCTTATCGGGTCCCAACCGGGTATGTCCGAATTATAAAGCCTGTCCATTttaatcattattttttttagagttgctattttttatttttttcatttaagttCATTTAAGTAGGATCAACACCAACAAAAATCACTCTCATTAAAAGAGTATAATTATAGgtacatttttttcttcttcccaCGCTCATTTACGCATGgaacttcttcctcttcttatCACGCTCGTTTACGCACGGAgcgtcttctttttcttcttcgcCTTCTTCTTAGTGTTTCTCCTCCTCCTCGTTCTTTTTTGCGTTCCTGCctcattcttttgttgttgctgctgtatttttttctttcttttcctcattttctccctggtgaagaagcagtagaaggtgaagaagagttttgaattgtgcataacagaaataaaccgaaattatattcaaaatataaaccAAAATTATATTCAGAATGAATCGAAATTATATTCAAAATgaactgaaaattaaattcagAATGAAAACTGATACGCGAAAACTTGTCTCACAACAAATTTcctaccggcaagtgcaccggattgtcgtcaagtaaaactcactatagagtgaggtcgaatcccacagggattggtTGGTTGATCAATGTTAATTGGAGAATTGTTCTAGTTGAACGAAATCAAATTTGAAGTGAGgagtgcagaatgtaaattggcgggaaacttaaattgcaagaaacgtAAATGACtaatgcaccactatttcgtggtatatcttgtgcttaattgagtggattttatccactattctcacacttattcatgtaaactgcatgttttacattttccttcctgattttgtgctatgattgaaaacatattTCTTTGGTCAtaatttagctaattttaatcctctcttattaccattcgatgccatgatatgtgtgttaagtgtttttagaGATTACatggcaggaatggcttagagaatggaaaggaagcatgcaaaagtggaaggaatacaagaagctgaaggaactgcaaagctgttagtcctgacctcttcgcactcaatcgatcataacttgagctacagaggtccaaatgaggcggtttcagttgctttggaaagctaacatctggggcttcgcaacgatatacaATTTGCCATAGTCGATCTGATGTTTAGGGATGCGCACGCGCAAaacacgcgtacgcatggattgTGCGAAAGTTcagcgacgcgtatgcgtgcatGACGCATACACGCGCATGAGCCACGTGCTGTACGTATCAGAAATCGCTCCCAGCGATttttgggctatttttgacccagttttcggcccaaaaaatacagattagaggctgcagagtggaggAATGAAGGAGACACTtctcataattcacaatttaggttttagatgtagtttctagagaaagaggctctctcctctctctaggttttaggtttTGGGTTTATTTCTTCTCTAACTCAGATTTCTATgctgctttaatttagtttctcttctactcttaTCTATTCTAGCACTTTAGTTTCTCTTCTCTTggagatttatttatttattcactttagtttatgaattctcatgttagatttgattttctatttaatgcaatttgaggtatttcatactTATGATTGTTCTCttcaatttatgttattgatgcttccAATTGGTTGTTTGGATTTCATTATCTCTTATTACTTTTCTAAGCTTTTATTTTgtgcccaccaagtgtttgataaaatgcttggagggatgttagagtaggattttatgttcttgacttgggatggtaacttaggaactcttgagttactaatgcccaagtaattgatgattggtagccattgactctagttctcactaattgaattgatggagagttaggacttatggacttgaattgatatagctcatttaactttcctttactactagttacaggatgatttaatgagattgaTCCTTACGaattctcatgttgtggttagtgataaggataaagatccttgaccaccaaaccttgccaagacccctttatcatttgatttttcattaccatttactttttcttgttctcttaaTCTGAAAACTccaaaaatatacctttgcataaccaattataagaacacctccctgcaattccatgagagacgacccgaggtttaaatacttcggttattagatttataaggggtttgttacttgtgacaaccaaacttttgtatgaaatgattattgttggtttagaaactatactagCAACGTGATttcaattgtgaaattctagaccacatAAAAGTCCGTTCATCAATGACTGAATGTAAATGACTGAATTTAAATGGCGGAAAGTAAATTGTAGGGAATTAAAGTGCAGaagcttaaattgcaagaaattaaatgggaatggggattGTTAAGCATAGATGTAAAGTGCAGAATTAaaagaatgggtaagatcagaaagtGGGAGctcattggggtcaggagatgTGATAATTCTCTGGATCAAATTCAtgttcatctcttcctcaatcaatgcattcattgatctccttggtaATCTTAAGTGATTAAATCCCAATTTCTTGGCAATCTAATCTCTCTAAAcatgaacaattgcccaattcttttatttaagtgctcatgagaagagatgaagtatggtcactgattataccacacatattcatagatcaaagtattggtaggattacatatcactatatccatccaaaccccaatctaatccaatatgagaatgcatttctagcatgatctcctcattctTCTTCCAAGCTTCAGAGAAGATCCAATtatgaatagcttcttttccagGATAGCtatccaattggatgaagaccgaaagctttctagcaaattcaagagaaaagaaagaagaagaagaatgaaaactaatattgatccattgaattacacagagctccctaacccaatgaaggagggtttagttcatcatagctcaattcaaattacaagaaaagaaaaagtgcagAAAGCAGAGAAGAGAAGTACAGAGTGGAATTTCCCACTTGGGTTTCTCACTGTCCAACCCCttctaacttaaattctaagctatttatacactttcttcaattgattttCAGGTCATCTGGATTGGGCGTTTGGCCTTTGTTGGAATTGATTTAGCTGgcttccaatgcaattgagaagAGAGAGGTGCCAATTGTGCAATTCTGATATCAACGTTGGAGTCAACGTTTTTGGGCAAACGTTGAGTCAAACGTTCTTCAGGAAAGATGGATTCTGGGTGCTGCAATCAACGTTTAACTCAACATTGGGGTGCCAACATTCGCCCATCCATGCGTGCGCATGACATACGCGTACGCCTGGATGGCACATTTTACAACTTCACGCGTTTGTGCTGCCTATGCGTGTGCGTTTTTGGGACCAAAATGCAcatccacgcatgcgcgtcacCTATACGTGCGCATGGATGCAAAATACCCAATtccaatttttgaaaacttttcaAAGACGTTGGACCCAGCATTTAAGTGGAAACGCTCCCTCCAACGTTGATttatccacgcgtgcgcgtcacctaCACGTGCGCGTGGATTGCCAATATTCAcgctcacgcgtacgcgttgcaTACGCGCGCGCTGATGCGCTTTTTCCAAAATTGAGTTTTGAACTTCATTTCGTGCTCAACGTTGGACTAGCAACGTTCCCTCCAACGTTGGcctatccacgcgtgcgcgtcacctacgcgtgcgcgtggattaTCAAAATTCACGATCCATGCGTGAGCGTATagcacacgtacgcgtcaccaCAATTTTTCCAATTTTCCAGAAAGCACATTACATCAAAATGTTAGAGGTAACATTTGGCTTGCCAACGTTCCCTCCAATGTTGGCACcagaattatgcagaacttttGCTCTGCCTCTCCTtccaacgtttgaggcaacgtTGGTGGTCTaactttggccaccaacgttgtttctcctccttctttCCATGGTCATTCTTCAACTTTCTTCCATGCCTTTCTTTACCTATCATCAAGCAACACATGTATCAAAGCCTTGCTAGATCACAAGAGATTACATCATTCTTAGCACACAAGTAATTATggcataaatctcatgaaaaagTATCAAATTAACTATGTTTGAATGAATCAAGGTATGCATGAACTTTTAATCCAAATGCTTACTTATGgcgcaagaaagtgcataaaacctaatgaaatcaaaagaaaaaagctagtgaaactagcctaagatgccttggcatcacaacaccaaacttaagtcttgcttgtcccaagcaagcactaaattatgagaagaatgaatgaaACAGAAGGTAATACATGTCCATATCAGCAAGTGATTGAAATTGATTCATGTGGTTTTATGTAGAGAATGTTGCAGCTCAGTATTATTGATTCCTAGGTAAGAGATGTCCCCTTAAGCATCAACTAACATACTGCTATAACCTCTTATTATTCATCCTTGGTTtctaatttctttgtttttttttttgctaagaACTTGTTCTTTATTATAGCTCAATGTTCTGTTTTTAAGGCAACTCTTTAGGAtaggctttcagccaacactcccgaaccagttggttcaaggtgctaggtgttgaaacacccctaagAACTTAATCACCCAAGTCTCTCCTCAGTatatacacaccacaggcacatggtttgttatttacTCTTTTggccttggtgtccagcacctctttgggttactaaatatTTTGTGACAAGGTTGCTCTTGATTGTGAATTTTCAGTTGacaatcccgggttagttaatccaagttgtCAAGTGATGAAGCACTCCTATGAACTTACTCATTCAAGCATATCCTTGcacaagaacaccacagacacataccTTAAGATCAAACTATAGGTGCCTAGcttttattctttatttctttcatatttgttctttctttcttctaaGGACTTTTATTTGCTAAGATT
The Arachis stenosperma cultivar V10309 chromosome 7, arast.V10309.gnm1.PFL2, whole genome shotgun sequence genome window above contains:
- the LOC130941532 gene encoding serine/arginine-rich splicing factor SR45-like, whose translation is MAKPGRGHRSPPSGSGSSSRSRSSSPSDSRSSSRSRSLSRSRSPSRSRSFSSSSSSPSRSSRSRSRSPPPQRRRSSPEAARRGRSPPPQSRRASPPPRKPSPVRESLVLHVEKLSRNVNEGHLKEIFSNFGEVVSVELAMDRTVNLPKGYGYVQFKTRADAEQALLHMDGAQIDGNVVKARFTLPPRQKVSSPPKAAAVALKRDGPRTDNASADVEKDGTKRPRESPRRKPPPSPRRRSPVPRRVGSPRRPDSPIRRRADSPIRRRLDSPHRRGDTPPRRRPISPGRGRSPSPPRRLRSPARVSPRRLRGSPGRRRSPPPLRRRSPPRRARSPPRRSPISRRRSRSPIRRRSRSRSFSPRRGRPPVRRGRSSSYSDSPSPRKVSRRSKSRSRSPRRPLRGRGSSNSSSSSSPPPPRKP